In Fragaria vesca subsp. vesca linkage group LG5, FraVesHawaii_1.0, whole genome shotgun sequence, the genomic stretch GTGATTATAAATCTTAGAGCTTGAACTAAAAACTCTTTTCATAAACTCATATCATGTTGCATACCATGAGGGATGTGTAGTGCAACCAACTCAAGAAGTGTTCACGGTTGAATCTGCTATTGGGTAGCTGAATTCACGAACAAGGCTTCTGAAATAGTTTCCAGCTGTGGCTGCTTAGAAACAAGAGAGGAGATAGGTCTAGACTAGTTTGGGACTAGATAGGATAGCATAGTTGTTGTTGTATCCCTGGATTTGTTATTCTTGTAATAAGTCAGTTTTACATAGTGAAAAAGTTTGTCCTCAAGAGAAAGGGGCACGCAGTTTTTTTTCCTGCTTCAGGGTTTCTGCGAGTAAAAAAATCTATGTGTTGATTGTTTATTTACTGTTATTTACTTTTTGTAAATTCATGTTCTGTACCCTAGGATAGCACAAGCCATTGCTATCCTCCGAAACAAAAGTCAACGAAAATTTAAAAAAGGCCTATTCATCTCCCCACCCCCCCCACCCCCCCTCCCTCTAGGACCTTTACTCCATTAGAGGCTACTTCGGCTTGTCCTGGTGTCTATGGGAAAGGAGCTTATCCGAGTTATGCTGGTGACCTATTGGTTGATGCTGCAACTGGTGCTAGCTACAATGCTAATGGTTTTAATGGGAAGAAGTACTTGCTTCCTGCTTTGTTTGATCCCTCAACCTCAACTTGTTCAACTCTGGTTTGACACTTCGCTAAGGGAAAATTAGACTAGAAATTATCTAAGGAAGTAGGGATTACTTCTGAATTTATTCATTATTTATTATTTTGTATCACGATTGACATTTCTTCATTCTAATCTATTATTTTAGAATGAGGATTTTACTTTTGTTAAGGCTTTGCATCCCGTTAAGGCCGATTAGGCTGTTGTTGCGGGGACTTGAGTTCTTATGTATTATGTGTTTTTTTTGTTTTTTGTTTGGCACTGCTAGCTAGCTCATTGTAGTTGATTAAGAAATCTCTTGAAGTTTAACAATTGCTACGCATCAAATCCAAAATTACTCTCATCTTAAAGAAGCAGAAACGAATGATCGCTTGAGACTCTAATTCCACATTCATAATTCCTGAAGATCAAATTGTTCTGTCAGTTCAATCGGATTAGATATATGAAACCAATGTTCTCTTACTGCACTCTAACTAACCTGTAACTAGTGATCAAAATGTTCCGTTATTATAAAGCCAGGATGGGATGGCATAGTGTAGAATGCAGCTCTGCCGATGATGTGCTTAGGATGCGATTTTTATTTTGCAAGGAAACCAAACATGCGTTTGGAAACCGTGAAAATGTTTGTGAAGGATTTGATATGGTTCAAACTGAAACGTTCATCACCATCCATTTTTTCGAGTTGTGTAAGTGCAGAGATATCGGTACTATAAAACAATCGCATTCCATACGTAAGATCGAGAAGTTTATAAACACTGAGCTTCCTCCATCACAAAGAGATAGAATGCGGTCTTCTATTGTGAATCACACAATTGAAATAGTTCAGAACTCTATTGGGTCTCCTCAATCCCCTAATTCTTATTTTATGGATGTTAATTTATGTGACGGGGTTATGGTCGTGCATGAAGCTAAGGATAAGTTAGGAGAAAATAGCGTACTTGATTATATGGTAAACACGAGAGAGGGGACATGTTGTATTTCTATGGATGACTACGAGCTTGGACATGATGCTAGTCAATTGCCTTGCTTGTGTTATAAATAATATCATTTGTGTGGCTGTCCACATAATCATTTTGGTTTTGGTGTCATCATGTAATACTCATTAGTTAGAGTTCATTATGTAATTGTGGAAACATGAGATTATCACGAAGTTACTTATGAGTGAAGATCAAGTAGCTTGTGAGTGATCACCAAGTTTCACGAGTGATCACTAAGTTGGTGTGACCATCAAGTAACTCTATCCCTATTTAAAGGGAACTAATGAGAATGACAACAACACCACATTTCTCCCATCTATTCTCTCTTAGTCTTCTACTATCTCTCTCTTACTACTTCTTCCCTCTTCATACATTTTAGTTTCTAGTAAGCAAGTTATCTCATTTTATAACAACTTGCACATTTTTCATAGAAATTGTATTCTTAATTGGCTGCGAAGACATAGTTGCCCCATTTGCCGGTATGCGATACCACCTGAATTGATTACAAGGCTTTAATATAACTTGAATGATTAATTACAAAACACCACCTTAACTATGATGTTATTTTCATTTTCATACCCTAAGTTTCATTTTGTTAGCATTTTGATCCTCTAACCATTAACACCGTTAAATTTTGATAATATTCAAGGGCGTTTATGTCAATTCATGATATCTTTATAATTTAAATTAAAACTTATACATTAAAATTGTTATTAAAATTAGATATTTTTCATTGTTGTTGTTCAAACTCGAGAACACCATTTCTTCACCCAAATCAATGGGTTATTGTGATCACGGACTAAAATATCCACGATATTCCTCGATATTTCCTTGAACTTTTTGTTTTTTATAAGCATCCATATTAATTTCATATCTTTCTGATATTTTATATTTAATCTATTTTTGGTTAAATATATCATTTTTATATAAAATTTGATAAAATTTTCATCGATATTCGATATTTTCTCGATATAATTTATTTTAATTATATATTTTATTTTTTATTTTTCTTAACATATAACTCCAAAAATATATATATACATACAAGAGTTCTACCAATGTTGCACGGACACTCCACACCCCTGGAGTGTCGGAGTGTCAGACACTCCAACACGGCGCCCGACACGACAAAATCCGTGTCCGAAAAAGTTGACTTTTTCGACGCGTCGTGGACACGTTGACCAGCTCCGACACGCCATTACGACATGCAACGTCAGCATTTCAGAAATTAAAAAAAAAAAATAATATATATATATATATATATATATATTAGCTAACTGGGGCACATGCAGCACTAGCAGAGACGGATTCGATATGTTGACTCTTCTCTCCTCTGATTCGATCTCTTGACGCAGCACGCGCAGCCCATCGGAAAATTGTTTTAGCTCCTTCGCGATGGGTGGTTCTGAAAAACGAGCTTAGGTCCTTGCCGGATCAAGTCATTGGGTAGAGCGGCGAGTTTAGGATTCAAAGTTGCATTGGCTCGACGCGCCAGCGTTGACCAACACAGCAGCCTTATGAGCCTGGGAGCAAATTTGATCACCGATCGGGGCTTCAAGGAAAGAAAAGATTCCATATGGAAGAGAGAGGGAGCAGCTTGTGGTGACTGGTGAGAGAGACAATGTTCCATGTGATTTGAAACTAAAATTTGATTTAAGTGTGAAGAAGATAGGTGGATTGTTTCTGTATCCAGAAAGAAAAGAGGTGGATAGGATTGGGTGGGGTTTCATCAGATACAGAGAGGGAGAGGGATATTGGGTCAGGAATAAAGAGAGAGAGCGGTTGCGTGTGTTCTCACGCAAANNNNNNNNNNNNNNNNNNNNTTTTATCACAATTGTTGCAAAAATAAATATTTAATTTTAGGATGTAAAAATCCACACTCCCCAAATTGTAATCCACACTCCCACTTTCTATTTTTAGTCATCATTTTCATATGAAGACAAAAGTTAAGTCACTAAGGACTAAATTTTTAGTTATCACAATTGGAAAGTGGGAGTGTGGATTACAATCTAAAGAGTGTGGATTTCACTTCCCTTAATTTTAGAGTTTTTTTTTTTTCTTTGAATATTTTTGCTAAAGTAAATTGTTCTATTTGTATTGATAACCTCACAAAATAAGTTATTTTGTTAAAGTAAATGTAAAAAAATGATACATTTATTGAAATGACGAAAATGCCCTTAAAATTTAATAATGTTAGTGGTCAAGGTATCAAAATGCTAATAAAATGAAACTTATTGTATGAAAATGTAAGTTTTTGATAGTTATGTATGAAAATGAAAATAACATCATAGTTCGGGTGGTGTTTTGTAATTAATCCTAACTTGAACTGGCTATCCAAGCAAGCATTTCAACTTCTGGGCTCCTTAACTTGTTGTTTGATTGTCAATTGCAGAGCTGCGCATCAGTGCTTATGCGGGTTATACATTTCGTGCTGGTTTCAGGGTTGCAGGAGATGTAGCTACGCAAGTAATGTGTATGATTAATCTATGAAGCTCACTCTTATGTTTGGTAATATAAAGAAACACCACATCCTTGACTGTTTATCTATTCAGATTTCATCATCTCCTGTAATTCATTTAGATATATAAGAGTACAAATGATCGTCTCCATGGATCCTTTGGTTTGATTCCTTGTTGTCTTCTTCTTTGCGTGTTTGTCCATATTACATATTACTGAAACTCTTAAAGAACATATGTTCGTTGTCCTCTTATGTTGCTTTTTGTTCAAATTTTGATACCAATCCATTTTTCCTCTGATGTATGCAGAAAAACGTAAAGACAAAAATAGGACACCCTTGCATATATAGCTGGCCTTCACATGTCCATCTTCTCTAATGATCCAGACTTTTTATTTCATACCTTACCTACTTTTTATCACGCATATTTACTCGTCTTTTTCTCATGAAGTGCATCAATTAATGATCTGAACAAAATTAAAGCTAAAATTATTGTTAGAATAATAAAATAAAGTAAAATATGATTTTCCGTATACAGTATCATCAACCAACAAATCTGGATACTGAAAGTTCTGCATAAAAAGCCTGAGGCCTAAGCCATCACGTACATCTCATTAGTCATTCCAACAAATATGGAAGAAGTCAAGCTCTTTAGGACATGGACAAGCTCTTTTTCTTTGAGGATAGTTTGGGCACTGAAGCTCAAAGATGTCCCATATGATACTATCTTTGAAGATCTCTCAAACAAAAGCCCTCTACTTCTTCAGTACAACCCCATTCATAAGGCAATTCCAGTGCTTGTGCACAATGGGAAACCAATTGCTGAATCCCTTGTGATCCTTGAATACATAGAGGAAACTTGGAAACAAAACCCTTTGCTGCCTCAAGATCCTCATGATAGAGCCACTGCACGCTTTTTGGCCAAATTTGGTGATGACAAGGTAATCTATCTAGCTCAACAATTACTTTCATAGTTTCATATATACTAAATCAAACATTTTCTTGAACAGAACTAGTTTCATATGGATTGATACATGATCTAAGAATAAGAGAGTTAGTCGAGAACTCAACTAAGTTCGTTATGTAATCTGGTTTGTACGTGGTTTTCCATGTAGGTTATGCCATCTATTGTGGATGCAGTATTCAGTGAAGGGAAAGAGCAAGAGGAAGCTATTGCAAAAGCGAAGGAGAACTTGAACTACTTGGAAGCAGAGTTGAAGGGAAAGAAATATTTTGGGGGAGAGCGGATTGGATTTGCAGATATTGCGCAAGGATGGCTTGCACATAGTTTGAAGGTGCTTGAAGAGGTAACTAACACGAAGCTGATAGTAGAAGATGAGTTTCCATTGCTATCCCAATGGCAAAAGACTTTTGCAGATGCTCATATAATCAGAGAGAATTGGCCTCCTCGAGGCAAGCTTGTCGCTCAATGTCTGTTCTTTCGCGAGCATGTACGTGCCAAGAAGTTGGAGAAGGCACAAATGAAGTAAAGATGGACAAGAGCAAGAGTCCAGTACCAGTCCCAATAAGCTTATTGAAGCAAGTACCTTAAAATTGTTATCTTCTTTTTCATCCAGTGAGCTGCAAACCCAATTTTTGGGGTAGTTTAATAAGACTGTAATCTCTGTTCTTTGCACGACTGTATGTTTTGGCCAAATTTTCCACATCTAATTGTTACTAGCCTGTTGCATCACTTGAATATAGCCTACACATGAAATGCAAAAACAAGTTGCTCATATTAACAAGCAACCTGATTTTGTTCCATAATTTTGTTAGTTTTAGTGTATGTAGCAGTAAAGTTCTCTAAACTCTTTTATCATGTGTATATGTGCAGCCAAGAATCATGGCTTCTCGATAATTGCCTATACCAGTGTACTATTAGAGCTTTGTTTTGATGCCATTCCAATGCAACTGGTTCATGGCATAGACTGTGCTAGAGATTGCTTTCATGTACTACGAGAGTATGAGTCCATGACTATGTTTGCCTCGTCAAGTCACATAAGAGCACATGGGTTTGTGCTTGTATTTTAATTTGCCCAAGTTAGTCAGTTGGAGATATATGCCTAACCCTACATGCTCTCTTCATGTTCAATTGTGTCCTAGATCAAGATGTCAAATCTTGAATCACCCTAGCTAACATGTAGCGAGTACCCCCCTCAAATGAAAAATGTTATTGCATGCATGTCACTAGCTAAGCAGACTATTCTATTTGTACAATTATGAAACTAATTAACTGTAGAGAAACGTTAATTGTTCAGAGAGATACAAATGTAAGAGATCTCCTTNNNNNNNNNNNNNNNNNNNNCAAATTTGAAGTCTTTTATTTAATATTTCCAGTAGGCACCGGTTCAGAGAATCATACATGCATCTGATGCTATAAATTGTATATACAAAGCGAGCAACTTGTTAGTTGTTAATTACTCGTCATTTTTCTACCTAGTAAACAAAGACGAACGTGAAGTCGGGAACGATTAAAAATTGTCGAGCAAGTCTGTTTAGCATCTGTGCCAGCTATGGCTGATGCTAGCTCTGCTGAGTCGGCTGCAACGCATACCTTATCCCGCCACGTAGCAGTGATCGGCGCCGGTGCCAGCGGTTTGGTTGCGGCACGTGAGCTCCGGCGGGAAGGTCACAGTATCGTAGTGTTTGAGCGAGGAGACCAATTAGGTGGCACCTGGGTCTACACCCCAGAAGTGGAGTCCGACCCAATTGGTCTCCACCCAAACAGAACCATAGTCCACTCCAGCATTTACCAGTCTCTCAGGACTAACCTCCCCAGAGAGATTATGGGGTTCCGGGACTACCCGTTTGCGGTCAAGGAAGAAGACGAAGGGAGAGACCCGAGAAGGTTTCCGGGTCACAGAGAGGTGTTGATGTACTTGAATGACTTCGCCGGCGAGTATGGAATTTCTGAGATGGTGAGGTTTGAGACTGAGGTGGTATTCGTGGGTTTGGTGGAGGGTGGCAAGTGGATGGTTAAGTCCAAGAGGAAAACAAGCGATGAGGGTTTGGAAGAGATTTATGATGCTGTGGTTGTTTGTTGTGGGCATTATACTAAGCCTCGTGTTGCAGAAATCCCAGGTATGATTATCAATCATATATAGAGAATCAGATTACTTGTTCTTGAGTCAGTATAATTGTAAGTGTTCAGTTTCTCACAATTGTACATAAATATTTTGATTTTTGAGATAAAAACGTCACACATTGATCTAAAGTGATGAATTGCGAACAATGTATGTATTTTTTTTCTAAAGTCTAAACTAGGAATGGGTCACACGCTCAGGTTCCTGCAAAGGTAAACAACAAAATTAAGTTGGTGACCTGGTTCATACATGTTTATCGATCCTTCTCTCTAATGACAATCACATTCTTTTCAGGTATCACTACATGGAAAGGGAAGCAAATTCACAGCCACAACTATCGAACTCCGGAGCCTTTTCGAGATCAAGTTTGTTTGATTATTTTCTTCATTATATTTAAACTTTCAGCAATACTAAGTGAACCACATTTTAAAAATCATCTAAAACTTATCTTACGTTTCAATTTATGTGACATATACATCATCCGATCACAATGTTTAATAAATATATTAATAACGTGACTATATATGCTACGTATATATTGTTAGTTGACACATAAGATAAATTTTAAGTGGTTTCCACATATATGGTTCACTTAACATTATTCTAAAACTTTTAAGTTAAGCTCATATATATTAACGCCAATTAGGGATGTATATGAAACAAGCCAACTTGTATGATTGTATGAAGCATAATCAGTTGGGTAAAGACCAACAGTACATTAG encodes the following:
- the LOC101298128 gene encoding probable glutathione S-transferase-like, with the translated sequence MEEVKLFRTWTSSFSLRIVWALKLKDVPYDTIFEDLSNKSPLLLQYNPIHKAIPVLVHNGKPIAESLVILEYIEETWKQNPLLPQDPHDRATARFLAKFGDDKVMPSIVDAVFSEGKEQEEAIAKAKENLNYLEAELKGKKYFGGERIGFADIAQGWLAHSLKVLEEVTNTKLIVEDEFPLLSQWQKTFADAHIIRENWPPRGKLVAQCLFFREHVRAKKLEKAQMK